The region attttcaacatatacaattaatatatgctagacatggagaacgttttttaatttttttccaaacgAAAAAAACGTCAATACAATAtttcaggatacaattgaaacataaaaatgcaatggaggataaaattgaccagttttcaacgtcgggataggattgaaaaggggttaaaaggtcggggttttttttaGCCATTAGGCCTAATTTTTTTGATCTGTTTTCATGGGATAGGGAGAGCAAGCTGTCAACCTGTCTTTTTCTACCTTAATCTATTTTGTGATCAACGTGTATTaaatttaaggcttaattacttaaaaaccacccaccttaaacttttttttcgtttataccctgacctaggaaaaagttcatttataccctgacgtatgtgtttatgtttcacctctaccccgagacactaaattaacctctttttatttaaaaaaaagtttaaaatagtccttcatttagagaaaaatccATTTCTAACTaatctctaattagtttaggttaaaaataaagaactattttaaacttttttcttaatgaaaagaggttaatttagttcctcggggtagagatgaaacataaatacatacgtcagggtataaatgaattttttcctaggtcagggtataaacgaaaaaaaaattcaaggtgggtggtttttaagtaattaagcctaaatttaATAATAGAGCACAAAATTAATGATCTACATATGCTGTTGAAACTTGAAAGGATATAATATTCAAAGCTTTGAGCATATTTTGAGATCATGGTCGATAATAATGCACTACTTAAATCAAATTACTAACTAAACAAGCAACAATATAAACAATCTGtgaaatgtcaaaaaaatataagaaatctgtgaaatatcaaaaaatataaacaatgcATTTACTAATCTCAATATATCTGCAATTTGTCGATCAACCAATAGAGTCTTATTTTCTTGAAAAAACACTTTCTTTGCCATGGAATACCAATTCTTCCCAATCCTTTGGACCTTCTTGCTCTTCATTTTTATGGTATTGATCAGAGTATGGAAGAAATCAGAAAGCAGCAACTCAGTCCCAAATCTTCCACCAGGTCCATGGAAGTTACCTATAATAGGAAGCATGCACCATTTAGCTGGCTCGCTTCCACATCGCCGCCTTAGAGACTTGGCCAACAAGTATGGACCTATTATGCATCTTCAGCTCGGTGAGCTTAGTAATATCGTCGTTTCTTCGCCTGAAATGGCTAAAGAAGTGATGAAAACACACGATATCACGTTCGCTCAAAGGCCTTTTCTCCTTTCCGCAAGTATTACAACTTATAATTTTTCAGACATTGCATTTGCACCATACGGAGATTATTGGAGACAGATGCGGAAAATTTGCACGCTCGAGCTACTAACCGCAAAACGCGTGCAGTCGTTCCGATCAATAAGGGAAGAAGAAGTATCGAAACTTATGAGATCCTTGTCTTCAGGTGCAGCAGGATCTCCAATCAACTTCAGCAAGATGTTCAATGCTGTGACCTATAGCATCATTTCAAGAGCAGCGTTTGGCAAGATATGGAAGGGAGAAGAAATTTTTATACCAATTGCAAAGCAACTAATAGAAGCAGCTGGAGGTTTTACTCTTTCTGATGTGTACCCTTCCATCAAATTACTTCACTGGATAAGCGGGATGGTGCCTAAGATTAAGAAAATTCATCAAACAGCAGATAGCATATACCAAAGCATCATTGATGATCACAGAACTAAAAGGGCAGAAGCGAAATCAGATGCTTACGATGAAGAAGATTTCGTAGATGTCCTTCTTAATTGTCAGGAACAAGGAGACCTCGATATCCCTATAACAGACGATAATATAAAAGGAGTTCTTGTGGTCAGTACATCTATCCCTTCATCTTTGATAAGATAATGCTATAGTTGATTCTATTTGTAAGTACTAA is a window of Mercurialis annua linkage group LG2, ddMerAnnu1.2, whole genome shotgun sequence DNA encoding:
- the LOC130014684 gene encoding premnaspirodiene oxygenase-like; this translates as MEYQFFPILWTFLLFIFMVLIRVWKKSESSNSVPNLPPGPWKLPIIGSMHHLAGSLPHRRLRDLANKYGPIMHLQLGELSNIVVSSPEMAKEVMKTHDITFAQRPFLLSASITTYNFSDIAFAPYGDYWRQMRKICTLELLTAKRVQSFRSIREEEVSKLMRSLSSGAAGSPINFSKMFNAVTYSIISRAAFGKIWKGEEIFIPIAKQLIEAAGGFTLSDVYPSIKLLHWISGMVPKIKKIHQTADSIYQSIIDDHRTKRAEAKSDAYDEEDFVDVLLNCQEQGDLDIPITDDNIKGVLVDTFIAGSETSATTVEWAMSELLKNPTVMEKAQEEVRRVFATEGTVREERLHELNYLKSVIKETLRLHSPLPLLLPRECRESCVINGYDIPVKSKVIVNVWAIGRDPNYWPEADKFNPERFRDSSIDYKGTDFELLPFGAGRRTCPGILFGISNVEFPLAQLLYHFDWELPSGVNPEALDMDEVFGAVVKRKNDLCLIPTPYIPPLAK